DNA from Nitriliruptor alkaliphilus DSM 45188:
CACGGCGGGTGCCACCTACGCCCTCGCCGACCCCGAGCCGTACACCATCCGCCAGCTGATCGAGCTGTTCGGCGAGGTGACCGGCAAGCGGCTCGTCACCGTGCCGTTGCCGATGGGGGTCGCCAAGGGAGCGCTGCGCCACGTGCCCGGGCTCCAGGACCTGATGGGCCTGCCGCCGGCGTCGGTCGACTACTTCAGCCACCCGACCCACTACCTGACCGAGGTCGCCGACGCTGCCCTGGCCGAGGAGGGGGTGCACCGCCCCGACCGCGAGACCTGGTTCCGGGCGATGGCGGTCTTCGTGCGGGCCAACCCGGACATCTCGTCCGCCGCGATGATCTGAGGCAGCACACGACCGGGTCGCGACCCCCTCGTCACCGCCCCGGCGAGCGCTCGTTGGAACGGTGGGCCGCACGGTGTGGTCCGGGCGGCCGCCGCGAGGCCGCGGGTCGGCGACGGGGACGGACGTGGCACGGGTGCTGGTGGTCGACGACGACCCCGTGACGCTGATCGGCCTGGAGCTCCAGCTGCGAGCCCTCGGTCACGAGGTGCGCAGCCGACCGACCCTCGCCGACGGGCTGCTCGCCGCCGTCGAGGAACGGGCCGACGTCCTGCTGCTGGACGTCGATCTCGGCGACGGCCGCACCGGGGACGAGCTGCTGGCGCTGCTCGATCGAGGTGTCGGGCGTCCCCTCGTGACCTGTCTGCTGTCGGGCAGCGACGCTGGACAGCTCGCGGCGCTCGCCGACCGTCTCGGGGCTGCCTGGCTGCCCAAGCCCGTCCGACCGAGCGACCTGGCCCAGGTCCTCGGCAGATCCGGTCGGCGCCCGGACGCTGACGGCGAGGCGCGACCGAGCTGACACGCGGCGCGCACGCCGCCGGCCGGCCCGCCACGGGCAGCACGGCCGAGGCCACTGGCCGGCCGACCACAGCCCTGCGCGTCCAGCGTGGCACGACGGCCGATGGCACTGGACGGGGCCGCGCTCCAACGGCCGTGGCGTCCTGGCCGATGGGCCCGCGCGCACGGTCGAAGGGGGCGCCGCCGGGGCCGTGACGCGGCGTAGACCTCCCGCCGCGGCTGGTCGCAGGGGACCGGCCGGCACATCCCCTGGACAGGGGCTGTCCCCGGGAGCGGGGATCGACCAAGGAGCCCTCCATGCAACGAGCACACCTGCTCGGCGACGGAGCGCGGACGTCACTCGTCGCGCTCCTCGTCGGGCTGCTGAGCCTCGGCGCCTTCGTGGTGCCAGGCGCCCTCGCCGACGAACACGACGAACCCGACGACGAGGTCGTCGAGGCGGATGACGACGCGGCTGGAGGTGATGCCGAGCCGGCGCCCGAGCCCTCGGAGGATCCGTCACCGGACGAGCCCGCCGAGGACACGGACGCCGACACGGACGCCGACGCCGACGTGGATGCCGACGTCGAGGCAGGTACCGACGCCGATACCGATGCTGCGGTGGATGCCGGTGACGACGCCGCCGAGCACGTGGCCGCGGACCCGGACGGCGACGCGCCTCCTGAGGACACCCCGCCGGGCGACCACTGCGACGAGGAGCACCCCGGTGAGGCCGAGGGCCGTGAGGACTGCCCCGAGGTCTGTGACGAGGAGCACCCCGGTGAGGCCGAGGGCCGTGAGGACTGCGACGTCGCGGTCGACGGCGACGTCCTCGCCGACCTCGAAGCTGCGCTGCACGCACTGCTCGGCGAGGCTGCCGGGGCTGACCTGTTCGCCCGCCTCGCCGACCTCGACGAGGCCACGCTGCTCACGATCCTGGCGGACATCGAAGCGGATGCGTCGCTCGAGGCGCTCGTCCGCAGCCTCTTCGACCAGGGCCTCGACGAGGTGGCCGTCGACCTGCTGGTCGGCCTGGTGGCCGCTGGCGACGCCGACGCGCTGGCCGAGTTCCTCGTCCTGATCGCCGAGGGCGACGTGGCTCCCGAGACGCTGCGAGCTCTCGTCGCGACGCTGCTGGCGACCGGTGACACCGCCACGCTGGCGGAGGTCGTCGACGCACTCCTGGCCAGCGGTGACACCGATGCGATCTGGGTGGTCGTGCAGGGCCAGCTCGGCGAACTGCTCGATGCCGGGATGGTCGACCAGTTGCTGGAGATCGTCGACCTCGTGGTCGACGAGGGCGACGTGGCCCTCCTGCAGGACCTGCTCGGTGAGCTGCTGCCCGTCCTCGCCGATGCCGGCGAGTTCGACCTCCTCGTCGACGTGATCGAGCTGGTCGTCGACGCCGGCCTCGGCGCCGCGCTGGACGGGGTGCTCGGCCCGCTGCTCGAACAGCTGCTGGGCGCGGGGCAGTGGGAGCAGGTGCTGGCGATCGTCGTGATCGTCGGTGACCTCGACCTCGGTGACGTCGACCTGACCGAGGTCGTCAGTGACCTGCTCGACCAGATCCTCGCCGAGCTGCTCGCCGTGCTTGAGGCCGGTCAGCTGGACCTCGACGAGGTCCGGGCCGTGCTCGCGGTCCTGCTCGAGGTGGACCTGGTCGGCGACGAGCTCCTGCGGCGTCTGGAGGCCGGTGAACTCGACGAGGTGCTCGGGGCGATCGTCGCCGATCTGCTCGAGGACACCACGACGACGCCGGTGACCCCGGACACGCCCGTGACGCCGGACACGCCCGTGACGCCGGACGCGCCGGAGAGCCCGCAGCAGCCGGTCAGCGGCGACGAGACCACGGCGGACGTCGACCGCGAGGCGGTCCAGCCCGCTGGTGTCGTCGCCGCCCTGCAGCCGGGCGCGACCGGTCCGGTGACCACCACCGGGACGGCGACGGGTCGGACCGGTGTCCTGGCCGCCACCGGCAGCGACACGGTGACGCTCGCCCTCGCGGCGCTCGTCGCGCTGTTGCTCGGCAGCGGGATGCTCCTGACCAGCCGTCGGCGGCGCGCTGCCGCGGTCACCGAGCGCCGGGAGCGCTGATCGGAACCGTCCCTCGCCCCCGAGGGTCCCGCGGCACCGATCGAGGGATCCGCAGCACCCACCGGCGGGCCGTCGCACGACGGCCCGCCGGTGTCGTTCGGGCCGGGAGGAGGCCCCGGGTACGATCCCGGCTCCACGCCGCCCGTCCGAAGGCCTCCGATGCCCCGCGTCGCCATCGACGTCCTGCTCAAGCGTGAGATCCTCGATCCGCAGGGTCGCGCCGTGGAGGACGCCCTCCCCGGCCTCGGGTTCGAAGGGGTCCGTGACGTCCGCATCGGCAAGCACCTCGAGCTGGACGTCGACGCGGCCGATGACGACGAGCTCGCCGACCGCGTCACGCGCATGTGCGCCGACTTCCTCACCAACCCGGTGATCGAGTCCTACTCGTGGCGGGTGCTCGACGACGCGTCCGCGCCGGCCTGAGGGGGTCGCCGCCGGTGAGCGAGCGACCACCCCTGCCGCCCCTGCGCGACGACGGGCTGCCGACGTTGCCGACCGGTGAGCCGGTCCTACACCGCTGGTTCGTGATCGCGATGCTGATCCTGGTCCCGCTCGCCCTGGTCGTCTCGATCTGGGCCGCGACGCAGGTGTTCGGCCGCGAGGAGATCGCACCCGCCGACCGTCGCCCCGCCGGCGACGAACGGACCACCGTCGACCGGGGTGAGGCGGTGCTCGGCACCATCGAGGACTCCGACCCCGGACCGTCGTGCGCCGCGTCCGGCCGGGTCGTCGGTGACTCCGGTGCGCGAGCGGCGGCGACACGTGCGCTCGGCGCGACCTGCTCCCTGCTGCGCACCGGCGCCTTCCCCGAGGCGGAATCCGGCCTGCGCGAGTGGGCGACCACCCGGGGCCAGGTGCGTTTCGCGGTCTTCGAGCTGTCGGGGGTCGAATCGTCCCTGCGCGCGACCGACGATCGCCGCACCGTGATCGAGCTCAACGCCGCGTTCCAGTTCGAGGACGCCACCCGCGCTGCCCCGGCGATCATCGGTCAGCTCACCCAGCTCGCCCAGCCGTCCTTCCCGGGCTCGCCGGTGACCGCGGAGACGGCCCTCGCGGCGGCCGAGGCGCAGCACGCCGCCTGCCAGCGGCTCGTGTTCTCCGACGCGCCACCGCGCGGGTGCCTCGATGTCGAACAGCTCCTCGAGGAACCGGACCCGCTCGGTGCCCTCGAGGCTGCCGGCTACCCCGGCGACGACCGCTAGCCTCGTCCCCCCGGATCTCCTCGCCTCCCGATCACCCTCCCGGAGCTGCCGTGCGCGTCGGTGTCGTGACCTTCCCCGGTTCCCTCGACGACGGTGACGCGCGCAACGCCGTCGCTGCGGTCGGAGGCGACCCGGTCCGGCTCTGGCACGCCGACGAGGACGTGCAGGGGGTCGACGCGGTCATCCTGCCCGGCGGCTTCAGCTACGGCGACTACCTGCGTTGCGGTGCCGTCGCCCACCGGGCGCCGGTGATGCGGGCGGTCGCCGACCTCGCGAAGGGTGGCGGCCCGGTGCTCGGCATCTGCAACGGCTTCCAGGTCCTGTGCGAGGCGGGCCTGTTGCCGGGTGCCTTGCTGCGCAACGCCCGGCTGCGGTTCGTGTGCAAGGACGTCCCGTTGACGATCGAGAACGCGACCACGCCGTGGACGCGCAGCTACGCGGCGGGCGAGACCATCATCGTCCCGATCAAGAACGGCGAGGGTCGTTACCACGCCGACGCCGCCGTCCTCGACCAACTCGAGGCCGAGGGGCGGGTCGTGGCGCGCTACGCCCTCGGACAGAACCCGAACGGCTCGGAGCGCGACATCGCGGGGATCTGCAACGAGGCCGGCAACGTGGTCGGCCTCATGCCCCACCCCGAGCACGCGGTCGACGACGGCCTCGTCGGCGGCACCGACGGCCAGGGGTTCTTCGCGAGCGTCCTCGAGGCCGCCGCCACCCCCGCCTGACCGCCGCACCGATGGCGTGAAGCGTGCAGCTGTGCACGTACCGTGTCGTCGCGTGTACGCTCGCGGCATGAGTGGTCAACGTCTCAACATCACCCTCGACGGCGAGCACGCCGCCAAGCTGGCGGCCCTCGCAGCTCGGGTCCACGTCAACGAGGGCACCCTCGCTCGATCGCTGCTCAGCAGCGCGATCGACGATCTCGATCCCGACCCGACCAACGTCGCCGCCCTGCTCGACGGCATCGACGGTGCCTGGGAGCGCGCCCAGCTCGGTGTCGAGCAAGCGGCCTCCGGCGACACCATCGCCCTCGACGAGCTGTAGCGCGTGGCGCAGGTCGAGATCGCTCGTGCCGCTGTCGCTGACCTGGACCGGCTCGTGCTGACGCACTCGCTCCCGCGCGATACGACCGAACGTGTCCGGGGGTCCCTCCGGTCGCTCGAACGGTTCCCGCGACTCGGCCCAGAGCTCACCGGCCGATGGGAAGGCTTCCGGTTCATCCTCGGCCCCTGGCGGTGGATGTTGCTCGTCTACATCTTCGACGAGCACCGCGATCGCGTCGTCATCGTCACGATCCAGGACGCCCGAGCCTCGAGCGCAGCGACCAGCGAGTGATCACGGGTGCGTGTGCCACCGGTCGTCTGGGGCGCTCGGTGACGTGAGAGGACGACGGTGCCGGCGGACGGCGGTCCAACGCCGTTCCGGCGTCACCGTCGAAGGCTGGCGTCACCGGACGAGGGTGGCGGCAACCGCCGTACCGGCAGGATGCCCGTCGTGGTTGAGATGACCACGGACCGCCGGCCTGGCGGGCCGGTCCAGCGACACCCGTAGCGAGGTCAGGGGCGGGTGAGTTCGGCAGCGGGGTTGA
Protein-coding regions in this window:
- the purS gene encoding phosphoribosylformylglycinamidine synthase subunit PurS; the encoded protein is MPRVAIDVLLKREILDPQGRAVEDALPGLGFEGVRDVRIGKHLELDVDAADDDELADRVTRMCADFLTNPVIESYSWRVLDDASAPA
- the purQ gene encoding phosphoribosylformylglycinamidine synthase subunit PurQ: MRVGVVTFPGSLDDGDARNAVAAVGGDPVRLWHADEDVQGVDAVILPGGFSYGDYLRCGAVAHRAPVMRAVADLAKGGGPVLGICNGFQVLCEAGLLPGALLRNARLRFVCKDVPLTIENATTPWTRSYAAGETIIVPIKNGEGRYHADAAVLDQLEAEGRVVARYALGQNPNGSERDIAGICNEAGNVVGLMPHPEHAVDDGLVGGTDGQGFFASVLEAAATPA
- a CDS encoding response regulator encodes the protein MARVLVVDDDPVTLIGLELQLRALGHEVRSRPTLADGLLAAVEERADVLLLDVDLGDGRTGDELLALLDRGVGRPLVTCLLSGSDAGQLAALADRLGAAWLPKPVRPSDLAQVLGRSGRRPDADGEARPS
- a CDS encoding LPXTG cell wall anchor domain-containing protein, translated to MQRAHLLGDGARTSLVALLVGLLSLGAFVVPGALADEHDEPDDEVVEADDDAAGGDAEPAPEPSEDPSPDEPAEDTDADTDADADVDADVEAGTDADTDAAVDAGDDAAEHVAADPDGDAPPEDTPPGDHCDEEHPGEAEGREDCPEVCDEEHPGEAEGREDCDVAVDGDVLADLEAALHALLGEAAGADLFARLADLDEATLLTILADIEADASLEALVRSLFDQGLDEVAVDLLVGLVAAGDADALAEFLVLIAEGDVAPETLRALVATLLATGDTATLAEVVDALLASGDTDAIWVVVQGQLGELLDAGMVDQLLEIVDLVVDEGDVALLQDLLGELLPVLADAGEFDLLVDVIELVVDAGLGAALDGVLGPLLEQLLGAGQWEQVLAIVVIVGDLDLGDVDLTEVVSDLLDQILAELLAVLEAGQLDLDEVRAVLAVLLEVDLVGDELLRRLEAGELDEVLGAIVADLLEDTTTTPVTPDTPVTPDTPVTPDAPESPQQPVSGDETTADVDREAVQPAGVVAALQPGATGPVTTTGTATGRTGVLAATGSDTVTLALAALVALLLGSGMLLTSRRRRAAAVTERRER
- a CDS encoding type II toxin-antitoxin system RelE family toxin, producing MAQVEIARAAVADLDRLVLTHSLPRDTTERVRGSLRSLERFPRLGPELTGRWEGFRFILGPWRWMLLVYIFDEHRDRVVIVTIQDARASSAATSE